Proteins co-encoded in one Populus trichocarpa isolate Nisqually-1 chromosome 10, P.trichocarpa_v4.1, whole genome shotgun sequence genomic window:
- the LOC7460732 gene encoding D-cysteine desulfhydrase 2, mitochondrial isoform X1, giving the protein MKLQGLSSIRTIKAMKTGLCSAQFSSHSQGLPKVKLSDEELMSKVLNRRWMLHIPDTEIHQIKLSLSQGRNRDGPSGNLSFLNNTKPYFGDDLMEKGSEDPFFYVVRDDLLHPLVNGNKARKLDALLPLLVDYSVTDVVTCGGCQSAHAAAVAVSCAERGLKSHLLLRGEQPEILTGYNLISTIYGDITYVPRSIYAHRMNMLKSHADLVASNTGHILCCNDILESSLSAQSSTSSSGHIDAHGNTENHPRKVVIINEGAGDVVALLGVIRLVQYLCQSHLLGKERQIKLVVDAGTGTTAIGLGIGAQCLGLPWEVTAVMLADTIDAYRQQEQKLISDFRTRFGFHLTDHCLNEVDGVVHWVARCHQRKFGNVLEGETETCQQIAQQTGILVDPVYTLAAWEMATQLSRKEMEGGARVVMLHTGGTLGLFGLAQRYKSYFRKLKEGLSSVKVALH; this is encoded by the exons ATGAAACTACAAGGTTTAAGCAGTATAAGAACAATCAAGGCCATGAAAACCGGGCTTTGCTCGGCTCAGTTTTCAAGTCATTCTCAg GGTCTTCCTAAAGTTAAACTGAGCGATGAAGAGTTAATGTCAAAGGTGCTTAATAGAAGATGGATGTTACATATCCCAGATACTGAAATTCACCAAATAAAGCTTTCTTTATCGCAAGGACGAAATAGGGATGGACCATCTGGTAACTTATCCTTTTTGAACAATACCAAACCATATTTTGGTGATGACTTGATGGAGAAAGGCAGTGAAGATCCTTTCTTCTATGTTGTAAGGGATGATTTGTTGCATCCGTTGGTCAATGGTAATAAAGCGAGAAAACTAGATGCGTTGCTCCCCCTCCTTGTAGATTATTCTGTGACTGATGTG GTTACATGTGGAGGCTGTCAAAGTGCGCACGCAGCAGCTGTTG CTGTTTCATGTGCTGAGAGAGGGCTAAAATCACATTTGCTTCTGAGAGGAGAGCAGCCTGAAATTCTGACGGGTTATAACCTAATTTCAACAATATATGGAGATATCACTTATGTTCCTAGATCTATTTATGCCCATCGGATGAATATGCTGAAGAGTCATGCTGATTTGGTGGCAAGCAACACTGGCCATATTTTATGCTGTAATGACATCCTTGAGTCATCTTTATCAGCCCAGTCTAGTACTTCAAGCTCTGGGCACATAGATGCTCATGGAAACACCGAGAACCATCCAAGAAAGGTCGTAATCATCAATGAAGGAGCAGGGGATGTTGTAGCATTACTAG GTGTCATTCGCCTAGTGCAGTATCTGTGCCAGAGTCATTTACTTGGAAAAGAGAGACAGATAAAGCTGGTTGTAGATGCTGGCACTGGAACAACAGCCATCGGTTTGGGAATTGGAGCCCAATGTTTAGG GCTCCCATGGGAGGTAACTGCAGTCATGTTGGCTGATACAATTGATGCATACAGACAACAAGAGCAAAAATTAATTTCTGATTTCAGGACAAGATTTGGTTTTCATCTTACTGACCATTGCTTAAATGAAGTAGATGGAGTTGTTCATTGGGTCGCACGCTGCCATCAGAGAAA ATTTGGCAATGTTTTGGAAGGAGAAACAGAGACATGCCAACAAATTGCACAGCAGACTGGTATTCTAGTGGATCCTGTGTATACTTTGGCTGCATGGGAAATGGCAACACAACTTAGCAGGAAAGAAATGGAAGGGGGTGCACGAGTGGTGATGCTTCACACAGGGGGCACTCTAGGCTTGTTTGGTTTAGCACAGAGGTATAAATCTTACTTCCGTAAGCTCAAAGAAGGATTATCCTCTGTAAAAGTTGCACTTCATTAA
- the LOC7460732 gene encoding D-cysteine desulfhydrase 2, mitochondrial isoform X2 → MWLHVEAVKVRTQQLLVAVSCAERGLKSHLLLRGEQPEILTGYNLISTIYGDITYVPRSIYAHRMNMLKSHADLVASNTGHILCCNDILESSLSAQSSTSSSGHIDAHGNTENHPRKVVIINEGAGDVVALLGVIRLVQYLCQSHLLGKERQIKLVVDAGTGTTAIGLGIGAQCLGLPWEVTAVMLADTIDAYRQQEQKLISDFRTRFGFHLTDHCLNEVDGVVHWVARCHQRKFGNVLEGETETCQQIAQQTGILVDPVYTLAAWEMATQLSRKEMEGGARVVMLHTGGTLGLFGLAQRYKSYFRKLKEGLSSVKVALH, encoded by the exons ATGTG GTTACATGTGGAGGCTGTCAAAGTGCGCACGCAGCAGCTGTTGGTAG CTGTTTCATGTGCTGAGAGAGGGCTAAAATCACATTTGCTTCTGAGAGGAGAGCAGCCTGAAATTCTGACGGGTTATAACCTAATTTCAACAATATATGGAGATATCACTTATGTTCCTAGATCTATTTATGCCCATCGGATGAATATGCTGAAGAGTCATGCTGATTTGGTGGCAAGCAACACTGGCCATATTTTATGCTGTAATGACATCCTTGAGTCATCTTTATCAGCCCAGTCTAGTACTTCAAGCTCTGGGCACATAGATGCTCATGGAAACACCGAGAACCATCCAAGAAAGGTCGTAATCATCAATGAAGGAGCAGGGGATGTTGTAGCATTACTAG GTGTCATTCGCCTAGTGCAGTATCTGTGCCAGAGTCATTTACTTGGAAAAGAGAGACAGATAAAGCTGGTTGTAGATGCTGGCACTGGAACAACAGCCATCGGTTTGGGAATTGGAGCCCAATGTTTAGG GCTCCCATGGGAGGTAACTGCAGTCATGTTGGCTGATACAATTGATGCATACAGACAACAAGAGCAAAAATTAATTTCTGATTTCAGGACAAGATTTGGTTTTCATCTTACTGACCATTGCTTAAATGAAGTAGATGGAGTTGTTCATTGGGTCGCACGCTGCCATCAGAGAAA ATTTGGCAATGTTTTGGAAGGAGAAACAGAGACATGCCAACAAATTGCACAGCAGACTGGTATTCTAGTGGATCCTGTGTATACTTTGGCTGCATGGGAAATGGCAACACAACTTAGCAGGAAAGAAATGGAAGGGGGTGCACGAGTGGTGATGCTTCACACAGGGGGCACTCTAGGCTTGTTTGGTTTAGCACAGAGGTATAAATCTTACTTCCGTAAGCTCAAAGAAGGATTATCCTCTGTAAAAGTTGCACTTCATTAA
- the LOC112323299 gene encoding uncharacterized protein LOC112323299 isoform X1, with protein MFDSSSRLKMMIGMLQVAKMIQILKLLKLSLMKSMYKACHKGTVASKKKKKATLHRVICSTKRQQRLSLENSNSNCNSLFNHLKNAQGFAEKLFCRLQTSNECFEVPPDAVEPLFKQIVNQFVHDRSRPEAISVGQEKRRKQNRSGEQFRGKKAWK; from the exons ATGTTTGATTCATCATCAAG attgaagatgatgataggGATGCTTCAAGTGGCGAAGATGATCCAAATCCTCAAACTGCTCAAGTTGTCATTAATGAAGAGTATGTATAAG GCATGCCATAAAGGTACAGTAGCTagtaagaagaaaaagaaagcaacacTGCACCGTGTCATATGTAGCACGAAAAGGCAGCAAAGATTGTCATTGGAAAACAGCAATTCGAATTGTAATTCACTATTCAACCATCTAAAAAATGCACAG GGGTTTGCTGAGAAGTTATTTTGTCGCCTTCAGACTTCCAATGAATGTTTTGAG GTGCCTCCTGATGCAGTTGAGCCACTGTTCAAACAAATAGTAAATCAGTTTGTACATGATCGTTCGCGTCCCGAG GCCATTTCTGTTGGacaagagaaaaggagaaagcaGAACCGTTCTGGCGAGCAGTTCCGGGGGAAGAAAGCATGGAAATGA
- the LOC112323299 gene encoding uncharacterized protein LOC112323299 isoform X2, which produces MRRLKMMIGMLQVAKMIQILKLLKLSLMKSMYKACHKGTVASKKKKKATLHRVICSTKRQQRLSLENSNSNCNSLFNHLKNAQGFAEKLFCRLQTSNECFEVPPDAVEPLFKQIVNQFVHDRSRPEAISVGQEKRRKQNRSGEQFRGKKAWK; this is translated from the exons ATGAGAagattgaagatgatgataggGATGCTTCAAGTGGCGAAGATGATCCAAATCCTCAAACTGCTCAAGTTGTCATTAATGAAGAGTATGTATAAG GCATGCCATAAAGGTACAGTAGCTagtaagaagaaaaagaaagcaacacTGCACCGTGTCATATGTAGCACGAAAAGGCAGCAAAGATTGTCATTGGAAAACAGCAATTCGAATTGTAATTCACTATTCAACCATCTAAAAAATGCACAG GGGTTTGCTGAGAAGTTATTTTGTCGCCTTCAGACTTCCAATGAATGTTTTGAG GTGCCTCCTGATGCAGTTGAGCCACTGTTCAAACAAATAGTAAATCAGTTTGTACATGATCGTTCGCGTCCCGAG GCCATTTCTGTTGGacaagagaaaaggagaaagcaGAACCGTTCTGGCGAGCAGTTCCGGGGGAAGAAAGCATGGAAATGA